Proteins from a genomic interval of Musa acuminata AAA Group cultivar baxijiao chromosome BXJ1-9, Cavendish_Baxijiao_AAA, whole genome shotgun sequence:
- the LOC103999398 gene encoding jacalin-related lectin 35-like — MVRARESYVYMASNVIKTAAQARGWGIRKCPCDSESRWGMEPADKITGISVGAASCVNSIKITFEIDGTTGVTPRYGGSDGELFQITLMQDEYLTSVSGYVRHICSDLPCISQLMFGTNLGRTHGPYGGGGGTFFEVNVEYDDIKGFFGYATTEHLTVFGVYVMLA; from the exons ATGGTGAGAGCGAGAGAGAGCTACGTATATATG GCTTCAAACGTGATCAAGACGGCGGCGCAAGCTCGAGGATGGGGCATCCGTAAATGTCCATGCGACAGCGAGTCTCGTTGGGGCATGGAACCTGCTGACAAAATCACAGGCATTAGCGTTGGCGCCGCTTCATGCGTAAACTCCATTAAGATAACCTTCGAGATAGACGGCACCACTGGCGTAACTCCCAGATATGGAGGCTCCGACGGTGAACTATTCCAG ATTACTCTCATGCAAGATGAATACCTCACCTCCGTTTCTGGGTACGTCAGACACATCTGTTCGGACCTTCCTTGCATATCTCAACTCATGTTTGGCACCAATCTTGGAAGGACACATGGTCCATATGGAGGTGGGGGTGGAACCTTTTTCGAAGTAAACGTAGAATATGACGACATCAAAGGCTTCTTTGGATATGCAACTACTGAGCATCTCACTGTATTTGGAGTCTACGTGATGCTGGCTTAG
- the LOC135594384 gene encoding uncharacterized protein LOC135594384, whose product MVRARESYVYMASNVIKTAAQARGWGIRKCPCDSESRWGMEPADKITGISVGAASCVNSIKITFEIDGTTGVTPRYGGSDGELFQITLMQDEYLTSVSGYVRHIFRTFLAYLNSCLAPILEGHMVHMEVGVEPFSK is encoded by the exons ATGGTGAGAGCGAGAGAGAGCTACGTATATATG GCTTCAAACGTGATCAAGACGGCGGCGCAAGCTCGAGGATGGGGCATCCGTAAATGTCCATGCGACAGCGAGTCTCGTTGGGGCATGGAACCTGCTGACAAAATCACAGGCATTAGCGTTGGCGCCGCTTCATGCGTAAACTCCATTAAGATAACCTTCGAGATAGACGGCACCACTGGCGTAACTCCCAGATATGGAGGCTCCGACGGTGAACTATTCCAG ATTACTCTCATGCAAGATGAATACCTCACCTCCGTTTCTGGGTACGTCAGACACATCTTTCGGACCTTCCTTGCATATCTCAACTCATGTTTGGCACCAATCTTGGAAGGACACATGGTCCATATGGAGGTGGGGGTGGAACCTTTTTCGAAGTAA